A stretch of Aureispira sp. CCB-E DNA encodes these proteins:
- a CDS encoding LUD domain-containing protein, whose amino-acid sequence MQTAKDNILGRLKNIKNHTPTLPYPNLEKETISIYPKPTEALDVLFAQNFQNNGGKFVFCESQKELITNLHLLTQQKKWTKVYCWEKELQQLLNQQNFSYQTQKESLIHADASLTTCEALIARTGSILLSSNAASGRSLSIVPPVHIVIATSNQVIYNLKEVLNLQTAREDHWPSMLCFTSTNSRTADIEKTLVNGAHGPKELYVFFLEI is encoded by the coding sequence GTGCAGACAGCAAAAGACAACATATTAGGTCGATTAAAAAATATAAAAAACCACACTCCAACACTTCCTTACCCTAATTTGGAAAAGGAAACGATATCTATTTATCCTAAACCAACAGAGGCTTTGGATGTCCTATTTGCTCAAAATTTTCAAAATAATGGTGGCAAATTTGTTTTTTGTGAATCTCAAAAAGAGTTGATAACAAACCTCCATTTGCTAACTCAGCAAAAAAAATGGACAAAGGTATATTGTTGGGAAAAGGAATTGCAACAACTACTAAACCAACAAAATTTTTCTTATCAAACACAAAAAGAGTCCTTAATACATGCAGATGCAAGCCTCACTACTTGCGAAGCATTAATCGCTCGAACTGGTTCTATCTTATTAAGTAGTAATGCTGCCTCTGGACGCAGCCTATCTATTGTTCCACCAGTTCATATTGTTATAGCAACATCTAATCAGGTTATTTATAACTTAAAAGAAGTTCTAAATCTACAAACGGCTCGCGAAGACCATTGGCCTTCTATGCTTTGTTTTACCTCAACCAATAGCCGTACTGCAGATATTGAGAAAACGCTTGTTAATGGAGCTCATGGTCCTAAAGAACTTTACGTTTTCTTTTTAGAAATTTGA